The nucleotide window ACCACGTTCACATATTGGTGAGTGCGCCGCCGGAGCTGGCGCCCAGCGAGATCATGAGACGGCTCAAGGGCCGCACGGCCAGCAAGCTGTTCGAAGAGTACTCGCATCTGAAGAAGAGGTTCTGGGGTCGGCATCTGTGGGCGCGAGGGTATTTTTGTGCGACGGTAGGTCAGATGACGGAAGAGATGATCAAGCAGTATTTGGAGCACCACTTTGAGCCCAGTGGGGACGACAACTTCCGAGCGGAGGCGCCGCCAAGAGACGCGTCGTGAAGTCGACGCGTGGGTGGTGCACTTTCAGTGCCTGGAATCTCAACCCACCGGCTTTAGCCGGTGGTTGTTGAGTGCCTTGAGCGCTTCCTTTTTCTCTGGCGTGTCAGCGCCGTTGACCGTTAGTCCCACCAGCGCTGGGCCTGCGGTCTCCCAGTTCAAGATGGTCGATACCGAAATCATTGCTTCTGGAGGCTTTGACGCTCCTCGTTCACACGTGGGCTGGCTACCCCCATTTCTGCCCCCATCGATCAGGTAAGCACCTTCGCCCGTATCTGGGTTCAGCAGCAAATATCCAGTGCCCGTGTAGCCTTTATGCGTGATGTCGCGCTCAGGCACGTAGGCAATGAGTCCGTTGGCTGTCGCGTTCTGAATGTCTTGCTTGACCGCTTCGCTGGTGCCCAGCCTGGGTACGATGCTGGCTGCGTTGTTTTGGGTAATGCTGTAAATGCGCAAGCCTTGTCTGGCCGAGATGGCCAGAAGTTGCGTGGTGGAGACCGACGTTTCCTCAGGCCGATTCAGTATCTGATCGAGCACCGAACCTTCGACCGTAGAGCCTTGAACACCCGCGTGAAGCATAAACTGTCTGCGTTGGCTCAGGCTTTGGGCCGCAGCAGCGGTCATCACTTGCTTGGCATCGATGGCGCGGCTTTTGTAGGAGGCCGATCGAGGCACGCCGAAGAAGTAGCGCACTGTCAATGGCGCCATCACGATGGCCACCGAGGGCATGCGCTGAGCCAGCACACCCAGCCGGCTGGCAATCATCTGGTCGAATTGGTCGTGCTCCAACCAATAGTGCAGCGCGCCTTGCTCAAGATTGCCCGCAGCGGTGTCGGGCTTGCCATCGACCAGCCGCTGCATAACTGCGTCGGGGCTGATGCCGTTGCCATTGACGCCAAATACGATTTCATCGCCCACAACGTTGTCGGAGTTGGATGTTCGGGTGTTGACGCCCGAGGGGTCGGTGAGGGTGATGCTCCAGTACTGCTCTCGGCCCGCTCCCATGGCAGGTGCGGTGGCGGCAGTGACGCCATCCAGTTGAAGCGTTGGTTTAAGGCTGAGCAGGTATGTGGGGAGACTTGTGACGCCGCTGGTATATGCGCTTTCCAATGCCTGCTGATCAGCGGCCGAAGCTGGCAGATGCGTCACGCCCAGCCGCTTGAGGCCCAGCGCCGGCAAGCTGGTGCCCCAAGTGAATGCTGGGCTGTCTTGCGACCGATCAAGAGCGCTAGCGAAAAGCTTCAAGGTAACGCTGTGGCGTAGGCTGGCGGGCAAGGTGCTGGTTTCTTGCGATGCCAGCACCGGAAACGGTGAAGTGCCGGCCAGCAACTGTTTCATGTCAGAGACGACTTCCCGGCTCTTGACCAGATCACCCAGCGTCAGGTTGGGGCGGCTATCCAGGTAAGCGTTGACCTGGGCTGCATAGCGCTGCAACTCCGTTTGAAACGCGGGCTCATTGAGTCCGGCAATGAAGCCCTCGGTGGTGTTGACCGTGGAGGCCGCCGCCTGCTTGAGCGCATTCACGTCCAGCGATACCGCAGCCGCAATGTCGATAGGTTTGGAGAAGATGTACTGCTTGTAGCTGGTATCAATGCCGATCCAGGCGTTCAAGCTGGCGTTGGGGTTGGGATGCTGAAGCTGTCCGGCATATTGGGTGGCCGGCTCAGTACTTCCACCGCCCTGCAGCGCGCCACGCCCGGGCGCCCAGTTGACGTAAGCCTGCACCCAAGCGTGTTCCATGCGTATCTTGGTGATCCGACCGCCTGAGACAACGCCGCGCGCAGCGATGCCACCTTGCTGCATCAAATCAAGCGCTACTTGCGGGCTGGGGGCATCACCGATCCAGTTCTGCACCAGGGCTGCATCGGCATCGACGGTGCCAAACATGTAGCGTGCTGGTATGCCCGAGGCGCGAAGCAGCGCTATGGTTAAGCTGGCGATATCGATTGCATTGCCGCGCTGGTTGAGCAGCGTCAGCTCGGAGCCTTGTACGGAGCCCCAAGTGGGTATCCATTGAATATTGTTACGCACCCAG belongs to Ottowia testudinis and includes:
- a CDS encoding transglutaminase-like domain-containing protein, which encodes MAIVRWVRNNIQWIPTWGSVQGSELTLLNQRGNAIDIASLTIALLRASGIPARYMFGTVDADAALVQNWIGDAPSPQVALDLMQQGGIAARGVVSGGRITKIRMEHAWVQAYVNWAPGRGALQGGGSTEPATQYAGQLQHPNPNASLNAWIGIDTSYKQYIFSKPIDIAAAVSLDVNALKQAAASTVNTTEGFIAGLNEPAFQTELQRYAAQVNAYLDSRPNLTLGDLVKSREVVSDMKQLLAGTSPFPVLASQETSTLPASLRHSVTLKLFASALDRSQDSPAFTWGTSLPALGLKRLGVTHLPASAADQQALESAYTSGVTSLPTYLLSLKPTLQLDGVTAATAPAMGAGREQYWSITLTDPSGVNTRTSNSDNVVGDEIVFGVNGNGISPDAVMQRLVDGKPDTAAGNLEQGALHYWLEHDQFDQMIASRLGVLAQRMPSVAIVMAPLTVRYFFGVPRSASYKSRAIDAKQVMTAAAAQSLSQRRQFMLHAGVQGSTVEGSVLDQILNRPEETSVSTTQLLAISARQGLRIYSITQNNAASIVPRLGTSEAVKQDIQNATANGLIAYVPERDITHKGYTGTGYLLLNPDTGEGAYLIDGGRNGGSQPTCERGASKPPEAMISVSTILNWETAGPALVGLTVNGADTPEKKEALKALNNHRLKPVG